The Ooceraea biroi isolate clonal line C1 chromosome 11, Obir_v5.4, whole genome shotgun sequence genome includes a region encoding these proteins:
- the LOC105277168 gene encoding LOW QUALITY PROTEIN: facilitated trehalose transporter Tret1 (The sequence of the model RefSeq protein was modified relative to this genomic sequence to represent the inferred CDS: deleted 1 base in 1 codon) has translation MKKINFLGLRNLHLKAHYLITAALGGMQSGITLGWTSPILPYFVSKESFLPELTEGQISWISSLLALGAIVGAVPAGTIADRIGRKWAILLTSVPFATCWITLMVTGNVGSIYAARFIGGIGSGAACVLVPVYIGEIAEASIRGALGAFFPLMFSSGIVFAYVAGAYCSYVIFNAACCMILLPFVLGVIFVPESPMWLVQKGRKVQAAQVLSILRGPRYNSAEEMVVLQDDANRIANTSGGFKDLLGTKAGRKAAITCVGLMVFQQLCGIDAVLFYTVSIFQAANSTIDPFLATIIIGLTEVVMTIFVATVIDRFGRKPLLVISGIMMTVCLGVLGYYFMLKDGGSDVSAIGWLPLTSLALFNIVFSIGYGSVPFTVISEIFPPETKGFASSMSIVVHWSLVFAVTKLFPTMEDRMGQAATFWTFACFTITSAGFAYFVLPETKGKTLQEIQKKLEGNTKLDPSIQSNRSEDPGVPPKAFTLSRFCCISIRSNDSTETPTS, from the exons ATGAAAAAGATCAATTTTCTTGGATTAAGAAATCTTCACCTGAAAgcgcattatttaattacagctGCACTGGGCGGCATGCAAAGTGGCATAACGCTGGGCTGGACGTCGCCGATCCTGCCGTACTTCGTGTCAAAAGAGTCCTTCCTCCCCGAGTTGACTGAAGGTCAAATCTCGTGGATCTCATCCCTGTTGGCACTGGGTGCGATCGTGGGTGCCGTGCCGGCCGGCACAATCGCCGACCGCATCGGCCGGAAGTGGGCCATCCTGCTGACATCGGTGCCCTTTGCCACGTGCTGGATCACCCTGATGGTGACCGGGAACGTCGGCAGTATATACGCCGCCAGGTTCATCGGCGGAATCGGCTCCGGAGCAGCGTGCGTCCTGGTGCCGGTCTACATCGGCGAGATCGCTGAAGCGTCGATCCGCGGCGCCCTGGGCGCCTTCTTCCCACTCATGTTTTCGTCCGGGATCGTCTTCGCGTACGTGGCCGGCGCGTACTGCTCCTACGTGATTTTCAACGCTGCCTGTTGCATGATCCTGCTGCCGTTCGTTCTTGGCGTGATCTTCGTGCCGGAGTCGCCAATGTGGCTAGTGCAGAAGGGTCGTAAGGTCCAGGCGGCTCAGGTTCTTTCGATCCTGCGAGGACCTCGTTACAACAGCGCGGAGGAGATGGTGGTCCTGCAGGACGATGCGAACAGGATCGCCAACACGTCGGGAGGTTTCAAGGACCTCCTTGGTACCAAGGCGGGTCGTAAGGCCGCCATCACTTGTGTGGGACTGATGGTCTTCCAGCAACTGTGTGGTATTGACGCGGTGCTCTTCTACACGGTGAGCATATTCCAGGCGGCCAACAGCACGATCGATCCATTCCTGGCAACCATCATCATTGGTCTTACCGAGGTCGTGATGACGATATTCGTCGCTACCGTGATCGACAG ATTTGGCCGAAAACCGCTCCTGGTGATATCCGGCATCATGATGACCGTCTGCCTCGGTGTTCTGGGCTACTACTTCATGCTGAAGGATGGCGGAAGTGACGTGAGTGCTATCGGCTGGTTGCCACTgacctctctcgctctcttcaaCATAGTGTTCTCGATCGGTTACGGATCCGTGCCGTTCACGGTGATCAGCGAGATATTTCCGCCGGAAACCAAGGGCTTTGCCAGCAGCATGTCCATCGTGGTGCACTGGAGCCTGGTGTTTGCCGTCACCAAGCTGTTCCCGACCATGGAAGACAGGATGGGCCAGGCCGCGACTTTCTGGACGTTCGCGTGCTTCACCATCACGTCTGCAGGCTTTGCGTACTTCGTGCTGCCGGAGACGAAGGGAAAGACGTTGCAGGAGATACAGAAGAAGCTTGAG GGAAACACAAAACTGGACCCAAGTATTCAGTCGAACCGATCTGAAGATCCCGGCGTGCCGCCGAAAGCGTTCACTTTGTCGCGCTTTTGCTGCATCAGCATCAGAAGCAACGATTCCACCGAGACACCGACGTCCTGA